The following proteins are co-located in the Pyrobaculum calidifontis JCM 11548 genome:
- a CDS encoding complex I subunit 5 family protein, protein MYSLYFLLATLLSSILALAAVRFGRWAAVASVATMALYFGVVERTVLATLPYVGEVAFSLTADKWPFATVSIVLGLITALYAQRYLEHLGAERWYYMVHAFYVLSFVWIVAFENLIFVFLALELSIITSFLLIWYFGYGNRRVVGILYFLWAQVGSILFLVGVALAGKFDADVFQAAGVASLLVLVGLLVKMGTLGVHFWLPYAHAEAPTPLSALLSPVHVGLMAYWIWRLKEGAHWPLDALYLYGLATAVYGSLLVFREMDIKRALADSTIANMGLLVAAAAMPKYQVAPHLPPLDYLATAVLFVGHAFAKAAGFMLSGIYIVKLHTRELDKLVWDTSALALAVLTFVALSGVFGIVLVGKALLAMGLPHSLSAAALLILALFSTALYNFYILNRVYKAGSGPLDAPRDMYIPTLATALAPYALLAAVPWLLWSL, encoded by the coding sequence ATGTATAGCCTATATTTCCTGCTGGCAACGCTCCTATCTTCTATACTTGCACTAGCGGCTGTCCGCTTCGGCAGATGGGCTGCTGTTGCCTCCGTGGCCACAATGGCGTTGTACTTCGGCGTCGTGGAGCGAACCGTGTTGGCCACTTTGCCATATGTGGGCGAGGTCGCGTTTTCGCTGACTGCCGACAAGTGGCCATTCGCAACAGTTTCCATAGTGCTCGGCCTGATCACGGCCCTCTACGCCCAGCGCTATTTAGAGCACCTAGGCGCCGAGAGGTGGTACTACATGGTCCACGCCTTCTACGTGCTGTCCTTTGTCTGGATCGTGGCCTTTGAAAACCTCATCTTCGTCTTCCTCGCCCTAGAGCTCAGCATAATAACGAGCTTCCTCCTCATATGGTACTTCGGCTACGGCAACAGGAGGGTGGTGGGCATCCTCTACTTCCTCTGGGCCCAAGTCGGGTCCATCCTCTTCCTAGTGGGAGTGGCGCTGGCTGGGAAATTTGACGCAGATGTGTTTCAAGCCGCGGGGGTTGCCTCCCTCCTCGTGCTTGTGGGCCTGTTGGTGAAGATGGGGACTTTGGGAGTCCACTTCTGGCTCCCCTACGCCCACGCCGAGGCCCCCACACCGCTTTCCGCCCTCCTAAGCCCAGTCCACGTGGGGCTAATGGCTTACTGGATCTGGAGGCTGAAGGAGGGCGCCCACTGGCCCCTCGACGCCCTCTACCTCTACGGCCTAGCCACCGCCGTCTATGGCTCACTCCTCGTCTTCAGAGAGATGGACATCAAGAGGGCTCTCGCTGACTCCACCATCGCCAACATGGGCCTGCTCGTGGCGGCGGCCGCCATGCCCAAGTACCAGGTTGCACCACACCTGCCCCCCTTAGACTACTTGGCCACCGCCGTCTTGTTCGTGGGGCACGCCTTCGCCAAAGCCGCTGGATTTATGCTCTCAGGCATTTACATTGTTAAGTTGCACACCCGCGAGTTGGACAAGCTCGTGTGGGACACCTCGGCCCTCGCCCTGGCGGTCTTGACCTTCGTGGCCCTCTCAGGGGTCTTTGGAATAGTCTTAGTGGGGAAGGCGCTGTTGGCCATGGGGCTTCCCCACAGCCTCTCAGCCGCCGCGCTATTGATACTCGCTCTGTTCTCCACAGCCCTCTACAACTTCTATATACTGAACAGGGTATACAAGGCGGGGAGCGGCCCACTGGACGCGCCTAGAGATATGTACATCCCTACTCTCGCGACGGCGCTGGCGCCCTACGCCCTCCTCGCAGCAGTGCCGTGGCTGTTATGGTCGCTTTAG
- a CDS encoding ferredoxin:quinone oxidoreductase: MTELVTLIVLLVAGLVAIATAVSLVRVVIGAEILTLAALYAAAVARDINLLAVAAAVGVAETLIFVATLFKLAKEGHV, translated from the coding sequence ATGACCGAGTTGGTCACGCTGATCGTCTTGTTGGTGGCGGGCCTTGTTGCCATTGCCACAGCGGTCTCTCTTGTGAGAGTCGTAATTGGTGCCGAGATTTTGACGCTAGCGGCGCTGTATGCGGCGGCGGTTGCTAGAGACATAAACCTGCTCGCCGTTGCGGCCGCGGTGGGCGTCGCCGAGACGCTGATATTCGTCGCTACACTGTTCAAATTGGCGAAGGAGGGCCATGTATAG
- a CDS encoding aldehyde ferredoxin oxidoreductase family protein, giving the protein MVVFRVLRVDLSTEKISEEVYKEDVVKKFLGGRGLGAYLALKELPRGIDPLSPSNKLYIFAGPLSGTANLATSRINVVGKSPLTGSYTHSNAGGNFAYWLRRSGYDGIIVEGAAEDPVYILVKDGEVSIRPAKHIWGKWTGSATKALLEDAGLEPDEKKAGVMTIGPAGENLVRIAGLRFSDYERFAGRGGLGAVAGAKKLKGIVVWGTHDPMKDFVDKQKFLKIATEYSVKLMNNATSKALHQYGTNLLANIINSIGGYPTRNFETGYFETAEKISGEYIKQNYVKEVHGCMLCPIQCTQMAVVTSGPYKVPGEKIKYEYESTWALGGNLGLSQTEAVLKMEKLANELGMDTISLGNTLGTFLELVKRGKIKYDIDWGDAGALIDLVYKTAYRDGIGNDLAEGDWRLANKYGAPDAFVGSRGQGFPAYDPRALKGFAISYVTANRGGDHLEAYSPTWEVLGVPEKVDPLCETPECISKQVRLVIYAQHLMALSDSVTYCKFDTLDKDGIFEQHLADLFNAAYGWNVTGEDMLTIGERIFNVERLFHVKEGKWVKDELPPKMREPIKTGPAAGHTASKMFDEGIKEFYKLRGWVDGKPTYETLKRLGLEEFQYLL; this is encoded by the coding sequence ATGGTAGTATTCAGAGTACTAAGAGTTGATTTGTCAACAGAGAAAATAAGCGAAGAAGTATATAAGGAGGACGTCGTGAAGAAATTCCTGGGGGGAAGGGGGCTGGGGGCGTACTTGGCGTTGAAGGAGTTGCCAAGGGGCATAGACCCGCTCTCGCCCTCGAATAAGTTGTACATATTCGCGGGGCCCTTGTCGGGCACCGCCAACTTGGCCACCAGCAGGATAAACGTGGTCGGCAAGAGCCCCCTGACGGGTTCCTACACTCACTCAAACGCGGGGGGCAACTTCGCCTACTGGCTTAGGAGGAGCGGCTACGACGGGATAATTGTGGAAGGCGCCGCGGAGGACCCCGTGTACATCCTTGTGAAAGACGGCGAGGTGTCCATTAGGCCTGCCAAACACATATGGGGCAAGTGGACGGGCTCAGCCACCAAGGCCCTGCTAGAGGACGCCGGGCTTGAGCCCGACGAGAAGAAAGCCGGCGTAATGACCATCGGACCTGCTGGGGAGAACCTCGTGAGAATTGCGGGCCTCAGGTTCAGCGACTACGAGCGCTTCGCCGGGAGAGGCGGGCTGGGCGCCGTTGCCGGCGCCAAGAAGCTCAAGGGCATAGTGGTCTGGGGGACCCACGACCCGATGAAGGACTTCGTGGACAAGCAAAAGTTCCTCAAAATCGCCACCGAGTACTCTGTAAAGCTCATGAATAACGCCACTTCCAAGGCTTTGCACCAGTATGGGACAAACCTCTTGGCCAACATCATAAACTCCATAGGGGGTTACCCCACGAGGAACTTCGAGACGGGGTACTTCGAGACGGCGGAGAAAATAAGCGGGGAGTATATCAAGCAGAACTATGTGAAGGAGGTGCACGGCTGTATGCTTTGTCCAATCCAGTGTACTCAGATGGCCGTTGTGACCTCAGGGCCCTACAAGGTGCCTGGTGAGAAGATAAAGTACGAGTACGAGTCCACGTGGGCTCTAGGCGGCAACCTGGGCCTTTCGCAGACCGAGGCTGTGCTTAAGATGGAGAAGTTGGCCAACGAGCTGGGTATGGACACGATATCGCTGGGCAACACGCTGGGCACCTTCCTCGAGCTTGTGAAGAGGGGCAAGATAAAGTATGACATCGACTGGGGCGACGCCGGCGCCTTGATAGACTTGGTGTACAAGACCGCTTATAGAGACGGCATTGGAAACGACTTAGCCGAGGGCGACTGGAGGCTGGCGAATAAGTACGGCGCGCCCGACGCCTTTGTGGGCTCCAGGGGGCAGGGCTTCCCGGCCTACGACCCCAGAGCGCTTAAGGGCTTCGCCATTTCGTACGTGACGGCCAACCGCGGCGGCGACCACCTAGAGGCGTACTCGCCTACGTGGGAGGTGTTGGGCGTTCCCGAGAAGGTGGACCCGCTCTGCGAGACTCCCGAGTGTATTTCTAAGCAGGTAAGGCTGGTAATCTACGCGCAACACTTAATGGCTCTCTCAGACTCAGTCACATATTGCAAGTTCGACACGCTTGACAAAGACGGCATATTTGAGCAACACCTGGCAGACTTGTTCAACGCCGCCTATGGGTGGAATGTCACGGGGGAGGACATGTTGACCATCGGGGAGAGGATATTCAACGTGGAGAGGCTATTCCACGTGAAGGAGGGCAAGTGGGTCAAGGACGAGCTTCCGCCCAAGATGAGGGAGCCTATAAAGACTGGGCCAGCCGCCGGCCACACGGCGTCAAAGATGTTTGACGAGGGCATTAAGGAGTTTTACAAGTTGCGCGGCTGGGTCGACGGCAAGCCCACATACGAGACTTTGAAGAGGCTAGGGCTGGAGGAGTTCCAGTACCTCTTATAA